TGAACGCATCAACCGTGAATTTGTAATTGGTTTCATTGCACGTTTATCATTGATGCGTGGTGGCTACTGGCTTTATCCTGACAAGACGATGAAGCGCAAAGATGATTATCTCAAGTATTATGAAATAGCTAATACTTACACAAAAAAACTGATGGATCTGAAACCACGTGCTCTTCCCGATTATGCAACGGTTTTCACGAACGTAAACAAATACATCAAACCGCTTAACAGTGATGTGTTGTATGAAGTGGCTTTCCATCCCGGCTTTGGTGATGTTGGTTGGAACCATGGTATAAGAGTAGATGCGGGTACGCATCCTTACGGCTCAGGTTCAAATTACCTATCATTACCTCTTACTTACTATCACTCTTTCGACACTACAGATAAACGCTTGCCTGTTACTTGCTACCTGGTATATTTCGATAAAGATCTGGTTCAGCAACCTGCCGGTGCAACTTCTATTGCTCCCGGAAAATGGAACAGGTTATTGGTGCCAACACCATTAGGACCATCCACCGCAAAAGGTACAGGTATCAACTGGCCGCTTATGCGTTATGCCGATATCTTATTAATGTTTGCAGAAAGTGAAAACGAAATAAACGGGCCAACTGCTGCTGCACAGGAAGCATTGCGAAAAGTTCGCAAGCGTGCTTTCACAGAATCATTGTGGGCCGATAAAGTAGAAACCTACATTACTACAGTTGCAGGAAGTAAGCAATCTTTCTTTGATGCAATTGTTAACGAACGTGCCTGGGAGTTTGGCGGCGAATGCTTACGCAAATATGATCTTGCACGTTGGAACCTCTACGGCAAAAAAGTAGCCGAAGCAAGAAACACACTTTTACAAATGGGTATTGATGGTCACGCAGGAACAGGTACTTATTCAAATCTGCCGGACGTAATGTATTACAAACGTAACCCTGATAATACAATTACATGGTATAATAAATATCGCAGAGCAGCGGTAATACCACCATTAAAAGATGTGCCTTCAGTTGGCAGCAACCCCGATGGTTATTTGCAGGTTAACTGGACAAAAACAATGTACACTCCTTCTACAAGTACACCAGGCAATTTCGTACTCTGGACATGGCGTGGATATACAGATAACACAGGGGTTACGCCATTAAGGTATATTCTACCACTGCACAGTGGTGTTATCACAAGCAGCCTTGGTACATTAAAAAATCAATACGGTTATTAATAAACCTGATTGGCCATTATTAAAACATTAGCAATGAAGAAATTACTTTTTATATCACTTGCAACAATATTGGTACTGGTTGCCTGTAAAAAAGAGGACGATCTTGGTGAAGCTCCACGATTGTTCCGCCCGGTTATTAAAGAGGCTTTAGAATCAAATGGCAACTGGATCAAAACATCCTGGCAGGCTGTGGCAGGTTCTGCATCCTACACCGCCGAAATAAGTACTGATAGTTTTAAAACAGTTGCAGCAACGGTAAAGACTGACACCAATGTTCACCTGTTTGAAAACTTGTATTGGGAAAAATTATACCAGGTGAGAGTGAAAGCAAATGCTGCGGACACTTCAAAGAGTTCAAAATTTGCAGATCTGGGTGCAATTAAAACAGCACGTTTCCCAACTATCTTAAATATCCCGGCAATAAGTGAAGTAAACGATGCATCAGTAAAAGTAAGCTGGACAACAAGTGGAGCAGCAGTAACTGAGGTGAAAATATTATTGGCAGCAGATAGTTCGGTTGTAAAAACAGCCGCATTAAATGCAACAGATGTTACCAATGCTTATAAATTGGTTTCTGGTTTAAATGCGTCAACAGCTTATATCATTTTCCTCTATAGTGGTACAACGGTTCGTGGCTGGGCAAACTTTACAACAAAAGCGGCGTTAACCGGTGCGCTTATCGATCTGCGTAATATCACCGGAGTTGCAAGTGTGTTGGCTGATACAATTCCCGATGTAGCATCAGGCAGTATCATCTTATTAAAACGAGGCGAAACCTATAATATCAGCAGCACGATCGCCTTAAACAAAACACTTACGTTTATGGCAGGTGACGATTTGTTGAATCCTGCCAAACCAATTATTTACATGCCGGCAAACTTCAATATTGTTTCCGGTAGTATAATTGATTCACTCGTATTTAATGATGTTGTGTTACGTGGCAGTGATTATGCTTCAAAATATGTATTCAACATTAACGTAGCATGTACAATCGGTAAGATCCGTTTTGAAAATTGTTTGGCAGAAATTTTCAGAGGTGTTGTGCGCACGCAAAGTCAACCCGCACTGATCGGCACATTTGAAGTAAACAATTGTATTGTTGACAGTATTGCCGGTTATGGTTTGTTAACTGTTGATGTGGCTACAAGCAAAGCAGATGTAATTAAAGTGACCAACAGTACATTCTATAAGATGGAGAAAGTTATTACAAGCCGTAACAACTCAACTTCCGTATTGGTTGACAACTGTACATTTAATGAATCGCCACTTGGAGGTGGTGGTGCATACTATATTGACTACAGCACAGCGGGAACTAACAATGTTACGAATGGCATTACCGTAAACAATTGCATTTTCGGGATCGGTAAATACAATGCTGCAAGCGGTACGCCTTACACTGTACGTGACGCACGTGCAAACGCAGCAACAATCATAAATACAAGTAACAACTATCGCACCTCCGATCACTTATCGGCTGGCAATGATTTCCCAAGTATTTCAACACATCCCAAAACCGTTGTTCAATTGTGGCAAAACCCAGGAGCTGGTGATTTTAAAATTATTGACGGTACGTTTCCGGGAAAAAATAATACAGGTGATCCACGCTGGAGACCTTGATGACGGCTAATAAAACCAAACCCTGCAACCCGTAAAACGGTTGTGGGGTTTTCCCAAAATCTGTTGTTAACGAAAATGCTGCCGCAGTATCAATGATGCTGCATTAGAAGTTTATTGCTGATTTAATTCAACAGAAAGAAAAAAATAATGAATACAAAACAGGTTACAATTGCGCTTGCTGCTTTATTACAGTTTACGTTGAATGCCTGCGCACAAACAAAACAGGTAACCAATAACAATACAGCAGCAATTGCTTTTCCCGGTGCTGAAGGTTATGGTAAATACACAACCGGTGGCCGGGGCGGTAAAGTATTGATCGTGACAAATCTCAACGATGATGGCCAGGGAAGTTTTCGTGATGCAGTGGAAGCAAAAGGCAAACGCATTATTGTATTTGCTGTTTCAGGCACCATTCATCTCGAAAAGAAATTATTCATCAAGGGCGATGTAACCGTTGCCGGACAAACGTCACCTGGTGATGGTATTTGTTTCGCAGACCAACCGGTGAGTTTAGCAGGCGACAATATTATCATGCGTTACATACGTGTACGCATGGGTGATAAATACCAGCGACAAAAAGGAATGGTTGATGGCAGTGGTGGCGATGATGCGTTTGGTGCATCAGGCCGCAAACATATCATCATCGATCATTGTTCGTTCAGCTGGAGTACCGACGAAGTATGTTCTGTTTACAAAGGCGACAGTACAACGCTGCAATGGAATATTATCACTGAACCACTCAACTACTCTTATCATTTTGAAACAGGTGATAAAGACTGGGAACATCATGGCTATGGTGGTATTTGGGGCGGACAACATTTATCAGCACATCATAATTTGTTTGCGCATTGTGTAAGTCGTAACCCACGCTTCAATGGTGCACGCCTTGGAGCCGATGCAGAGTTTGTTGATTTCAGAAATAATCTCATCTACAATTGGCAACACAACAATGTGTATGGTGGCGAAGGTGGCACTTACAATATGGTAAACAATTATTATCGTTACGGTCCTGAAACAAATAAGAATGTTCGTTACCGCATTGTAAATCCTTCAAAACTTGACAAACAACCTTACGGACAATTTTATGTTGATGGCAACTATGTTGATGGAGCACCTGAGGTAACAAAGAATAATGTTGCGGGTGTACACATGGACCCGAAAGGAACAGAAGAAGAAAAGAAAACAGTGATCAAAACTGTTGCTTTCCCAACTGATGTAATCCCAGTGCAATCTGCAGAGGATGCATACAAAGCGATCTTAAAACAAGTTGGCGCTTCTTTTCAAAGAGATACCATGGATGCACGCATCATCAATAATGTGATCAACAGAACCGGAAAAATTATTGATGTGCAGGGTGGCTATCCGCATCACTCAGCCTTTGAAATCACCACCAATGCTTGGCCCGTTTTGAAATCCGCACCCTCACCTGTTGATACAGATAAAGATGGTATGCCTGATGAATGGGAAAAGAAGAACGGATTAAATGCAAATGATGCTGATGATGCAAGTACAAACAAACTGCATCAACACTATACCAATATTGAAGTTTACATCAACAGTTTAATTAAGTGAGATGAAGAAAGTTTTTTTGCTTTTTGCTTTTCCATTGCTTTCGTTAATGCTTCCGCCAAAAAAGAAGATCAAAATCTTTATTGCAGGCGATTCTACTGCAAGCATTAAAGATGTAAAAGCCTATCCTGAAAATGGATGGGGAATGCCCTTTGTGTATTTCTGGGATTCAACTGTAACAGTGGTGAACAAAGCGAAGAACGGACGAAGTACTTCATCCTTTCAAACAGAAGGCTTGTGGAAACAGATCCTGGATGAAGCGATTGAAGGTGATTATGTGTTTATCCAGTTTGGGCATAACGATGAAGTACCTACCAAGAAAACGGCTACTACTCCTGAGCAGTTCAAATCAAACCTCAAAAAATTTGTAACAGAAACAAGAGAGAAGAAAGCCATTCCTGTTTTACTCACTTCCATGGCAAGAAGAAAATTCGACAGTACCGGTAAAATTGTTGGTACTCACGATGAGTATATGAAAATTACAAGAGCCGTTGCAAAAGAAGAAAACGTAATACTCTTTGATATGGACGTTTTTACACAACAACTCTATCAAAAGTTTGGTCCGGAAAACTCTGCTCTTCTTTTCCTGCAATTAAAACCAGGTGAACATCCAAATCATCCACAGGGAAAAGATGACAATACACATTTCAATGAATTTGGTGCACGACTTGTTGCACAATTAGTCTTGAAAGAAATACGAAATCAACTTCCTGAACTCGCTGCAAGAATTGTAAATACAAAAGAATAATCAACGCCAAATGAAACTGCTTATTAACGATTGCTTTCTGAAACGTACTATTGTTTTTCTTTTTTTATTATTGCTGACTACAGTTGCAGCAAACGCACAACAAATCGCATTTCCCGGTGCTGAAGGTGCCGGTCGTTTTTCAACTGGTGGCAGAGGAACAGTGAGTGCGCCAACAACTGTATTTGAAGTAACACACTTGAACGATGATAACAGTGTTGGCAGTTTACGTTATGCATTAGGTCAAACTGCAACACATCGTACCGTTGTGTTTCGTGTGTCTGGAACGATTCATCTAACATCACGTTTAACCATCCGCAGTAACACAACTATTGCCGGACAAACAGCTCCCGGCGATGGTATCTGTCTTGCTGATTACCCCGTGGTCATCAGTGGTGATAATGTGATCGTTCGATATATCCGCATTCGCATGGGCGATAAAAATCAACTCATCACTACACCTGCAAATTGTGGTGTGCCTGTTTCTCCTTTTACTGCAGCTTGTATGCCAACAACAAATAGTGGTGGTGATGATGCATTTGGAAATCTTGGTGGCAAGAATATCATCATCGATCATTGTTCCATCAGTTGGAGCAGTGATGAAGCATTAACTGTTTATCGTGGTGATAGTTTGACCATGCAATGGAATCTTGTTTCAGAACCGCTGAACTATTCTTATCACTACGAAGGTGATGCCGATTTCCAGGAACATGGCTATGTAGGTATCTGGGGAGCAAAAAGAGGATCGTTCCATCATAATTTATTGGCAGATGCGAAAGGACGTAATCCACGCTTTGCAGGTATCAGCACTTACTCTCCTGCAACAATTGGAATTGAGAATGCAGATTTCAGAAACAATGTTATTTATAACTGGGGTGGCTATAGTACCAATGGTGGTGATGGTGGTAATTATAATGTGGTGAACAACTATTACAAGTATGGGCCATCAACCGGCACAGGCACATCTGTTTCTGTTCCCGTTCGAGGCATGATCGTTCAACCAAGTAAAACAACAGGTACCACACCTATTCCTTATGGTAAGTTTTATGTTGCAGGAAATTATGTTGATGGATATAATGCTATCAATGCAAATAACTGGTTGGGTGTGTCCATGAGTGGTGGTGTGCAAGCCGATACAACGTTAGCGAAAACAACAACCGAACATGATATTGCACCTGTTACAACGCATACTGCATTGGAAGCCTACAATCTTGTGTTGCAATATGCAGGTGCAAGTTTAAAACGTGACACGTTAGATGAACGTATTGCAAACGATGTACGTAACCGCACAGGAAGAATCATTGATGTGCAAGGTGGCTATCCGCATGGTACTCCTTATGCAAGTACAGTAAATGCATGGCCCACCTTACTTTCAACGGCAGCGCCAACAGATACTGATCATGATGGTATGCCTGATACATGGGAAACTGCAAACAGTTTAAACCCGAACGATGCAAGTGATCGTGGGGTTTTTGCCGGGAATGGTTATACCAATCTTGAAAATTATCTCAACTCATTAATTACAACGCAGCAATCAACAACACCTGTTATTTACACATCAGGTACGTTAACTGCATTTACACAAACAGTAGGTACTCCTTCAACTTCACAATCATTTACTGTTTCAGCAGCAAATCTTACAGCAAACCTCAGCATTACGGCTCCTGCTTCTTACGAACTTTCATTAGATAACTCTACATGGAATAATTCTGTTTCATTAACTCCAACAAGTGGCACCGTTGCTTCCACACTTTTATATGTTCGGTTGAATGCAATTGCAGCGGGACCTTATGCCGGAAATATTGTTGGCACAAGTATAGGTGCAAGGAATATGTCGATTGGAGTGACAGGTACTGCTTCACAAAATTTACAAAATGCAGCAATCGGTTTTTTTCCGGGTCTTGATGGAGGTTTCGAAAATCAAACAGTAGGTTCATACTCTACTGTCAGTGCACACACATCAACTACCAATTGGGAAGTATCTGCTGCCTGGGATATAAAATCAGGTGATGCACGCACGGGTAATAAAATTATGTTTTACAAACAGGCGAGCACAAGTGTTAAATATATGTTTTCGCCAGTGTTAACCAACCCTGCGCTCAGTCAGAATACGGACTATGTCATTCAGTTCTGGTATAAACCTGCAGGTACATTAAGTGCGGCAACTGTATTAAATGGTTCTGCAACAGTGGTGGGAGCAACGGGTGGAACAGGTACTTCGTTAACATCAGCAACTGTTACGTTAGATGCATCCACTCCGCAAGACTGGCAACTATTTACGGGCACATTAAAAACAGCAAACACAACTCCTACCAGTACTTATTTCGGAATGAAAATCACCAATCCGCAGTCGCCTTATTTTTATATTGATGATTATGTTGCTTATCCGGGCACAACAGTAGACAATGCAGCACCAGATGCAATTACAAATTTAGCTGTCGCTTCATCTGCTACTTCTATTGCATTAACCTGGTCTGCTCCTGCAAGTGGAATTGACAATGGCGGTTACATGGTTGTAAGAAGTACAGTTAACACAGCACCAACACCCAATGCAAAAGGTGTATATGTCCTGGGGAATACGATTGGTGCTGATCATACAGTTTTATATACAGGAACATCTGCTGCGTTTACCGATAATTCTGTTTCAGCAGGCTCTACTTATTATTATCATGTATTTACTGCAGATAAAGCATTTAACTATTCAGTAGTAACATCTGTATCTGCTACTGCAAGTAATTCAACATCTCCAACTATTCTTGCAACAGCAAGCTTTACCAATTTTACTCAAACGATTGGTTCGCCATCTGCCGTACAAAAAGCTACAGTAAGTGGCACGAATCTTACAGGTGATATTACAGTTACTGCTCCATCAGGTTATGAAGTTTCATTGAATGGCACAACATGGACAAACAGTGTTGTCTTATCTCATGTATCAGGAACAATTTCATCAACAGAAGTTTCGGTACGTTTGAATGCAAGCATTGCAGGAATTTACAATGGAAATATTTCTGTTGCAGGTGGTGGAGCAACAACAAAAACATTAGCCGTAAACGGTATCACATCAAATCCTGTTGTTACGCCTGCGTATGATGTACTGGTAGCAAAAGATGGTTCAGGTAATTATACATCGGTGCAGTCAGCAATTACTGCAGCACCAACCAACCGCACTTCACCATGGAGAATTTATATTAAGAAAGGAAAGTATGTAGAAACGGTTACGATTCCAACCAACAAACCATTCATGCAGTTGATTGGTGAAAGTATGGCAGAGACAATTATCTCTTACGATAACTATTCAGGTAAAGCGAATCCTGCGGGTGGTACCTATGGTACTTCAACCAGTGGCACTATGACCATTAATGCTGCAGATGTAATGTTGATGAATCTTTCAATAGAAAACGCAACCGGTTATGGTATTAATGCAAACGCACTTGTTCCTGCACCGGGCGATGGACCACAAGCTGTAGCAGTCTATACAACATCAGACAGAGTGGTGTTTTTCAACTGTCGCATGAATGGCGGACAAGACACCTACTATGGTGGCAATAACAAAGGCACACGTGTATATATGAAGAACAGTTACATTGATGGCAATACTGATTTCATCTTCGGATCATCAACCATCATCTTTGATACATGTGTTATTTATCCACGTACAAGATTAGATAACAGTACAGGTGGTTTTGTTACTGCTGCTAATACAAAAGCAGAATCAGGTTATGGTTATGTGTTCAGAGATTGCAAGCTCACAAAAAACCGTGGCACTACATTATACACATTAGGTCGCCCATGGCAAAATGATGCCGGCACAATTGATGCTGCGAAATCACGTAACAAAACAGTATTCCTGAATTCATTCATGGGATCATCTATTAAACCAGAAGGTTGGAGTGTGTGGGATGCGGGTACTAATACATCATACATTACGTATGCAGAATACAATACCAAGAATTATGACGGTACTGCAAAAGATATTAGCGGTCGTGTAAGTTGGAGTAAACAATTAACAGCAGGAGAAGCGGCGAAGTATTATAACAACGATACGGTTTTTGTAAATGCAAACACGCCTGCTATGGCCACATGGAATCCATACAGTACATGGCCAGAGTTGAATACTGCATTTGTTCCTGAATTATCTGCATCAAACGTCATTGCACGTAAACCTAATGCAACATCAACAACAGTAAATGTTACATGGAATATCAGCTGGCCAATGTCAGGCATCAAATCCGAGTTGTACAGAAGTTCAGACAAACAAAACTTCAGTTTAATTGATACACAGATCAGCAGCGAAGATTCTGCCTGTAATTTTATTTATGTCGATAATGCACCTGCAGCAGGAACCAGTTACTATTACATTGTACGATTATCGAAAGCAGGATTTACAACTACTACATCAGATACTGCTTTTGTATCAAGCAAACCAACCATTACTGTAACCGCAGCATTGTCTGATTTTTTACAAGGACTTGGTACGCCATCAACAACACAGAGCTATTTGGTTTCCGGATTGAATATTATAGACAGTATAAAAATTGTTCCACCTGTTAATTATGAAGTATCCGTTGATGCAGGTACAACATGGTATAACAATACAAAACCACTGGGACTGAAGCCCACGAATGGTACTGTTGCAAATACAACGTTAGCATTAAGATTGAATGGAACGGGCATTGGCACTTTCAACGATAATATTATTCATAGCGGTACATTAGCTGATACAGTAAAACTGGCGGTGAAAGGAACCATTCAATCGCAACCGGTTCAAATTTCAAGTGTGTTGCAACATTGGCCATTCACACAAAATAACCAGGACAGTGCAGCCATCCGTTCAGCAGGTGTTATTGCAAGTGCTCCAACCTTCAACAAGTTTGCAGTATCTGATGGCGTTACGGTTGCCGGCGTGTTGCCTTATTCATTAACACGTGGACAAGTATTTGCTGCAACTGCCGATGGATTATGGACAACTGCTTCTGGTGGGCCGGGAGGTAATTTGAATCGTACAAACTATGAGCAGTTTACGATCACTGCTGCATCAGGATACACAACAAGGATTGATAGTTTGCTGTTCAATAATGCATTCTACGCTTCAAGCAGTAATATTAAAATTGCAGTTGTTTACTCGCTTAGTGGGTTTGTAACCGACTCAACTGAAGTAACAGGTTATTCCTTTGCTACTGCGAAAACATTGACGCAGGATAACAACGGTCCATCTGCTGTCTATCGTTTTCCATTGAATGGATCGACAGGTGTAACGCTCCTCGAAGGACAAACCCTTTCAGTAAGATTGTATTTTACTTGTGGCAGTACCAGTGCCGGTCGTTATACACAGTTAAAAGATGTAATTGCAAAAGGGATAGCAACACAAAATGTAACAACGGGTGTGCGGGATAATGTTGTGCCTGTTGGTTTCTCGGTTTATCCGAATCCTGCGAATAACAAGGTTTACATTAAACATCCACGAAGCGGAACAAACACAACAATTGCATTGTATTCGCTCATCGGCGTTAAAATTGCCGAATGGAAAGCAACTGCAAACACCACACTTACGTCAGTAGATGTCCAAGGCTTGCCACAAGGTCAGTATCTCATTCATTATAATTCAGGAAAAGAGAACGTAGTTTTAAAATGCATCGTAGTACATTAGTTGATATGAAGAAGAGTTTAGTAATTCTTGTTTTATTTTTTAGTTGCGGATTCGTTGTTGCACAAACAGCCAATCCGCAACAATACAAGTATACATTCACTGTTGCCAAAGATGGCAGTGGCGAATTCAAATACATTCAAGACGCTATTGATGCAATGCGTGTTTATCCATTGGCATCTATTACACTCTACATTAAAAACGGCGTATACAACGAAAAGATCGAACTGCCTGCTCCAAATACTGATGTAACTTTTATTGGTGAAAGTGTAGAGAAAACGATTATTACGTTCAATGATTATTCAGGAAGAGGAAAACATACCACCTTTACCTCTTACACAGCAAAAATTTCGGGCAATCGTTTTTATGCCGAGAATATCACATTTGCCAATAGTGCTGGCCCTGTTGGACAAGCGTTAGCATTATATGTTGATGCAGATAAAGCCATCTTCAAAAATTGTAAATTCCTCGGCAACCAGGATACCATTTTCGCAGCAGGTGAAAATTCCCGTCAACTATTTCTCGATTGCTATATTGAAGGAACAACCGATTTTATCTTTGGACCATCAACCGCAGTATTTCAAAACTGCACCATTCGCTCTAAAACAAATTCGTACATCACTGCGGCAAGTACGACTCCCGGTAAAAAATTCGGCTATGTTTTTCTTGATTGCAAGATCATTGCCGATTCAAGTGTAACCAAAACATTACTTGGCCGGCCATGGCGTGCACATGCAAAAACAGTGTTCATCCGTTGTGAAATGCCCAAGCAGATCGCACCGGAAGGTTGGAGCAACTGGAACAACCCCGTCAATGAGCAAACGGTTTTGTATGCAGAATATAAATGCACAGGTGAAGGAGCAGCCACAGCTAAACGTGTTACATGGAGCAAACAACTGAGCGATAAAGACGCAATGGAGTACACACTCGACAATATTTTTTCGAATAACAGTTTGGTGAAAGATGAAAGCGGCTGGTTTATGCAGTTGAGAAGTAAACCGTTTCAATGGACTGAAGCCAAAAAGTTGTAATAAACCATAGCACAATGTTGAAACAAAAGATTGATCTTATCTTTCCAACTCTTTTTAAATAACAACAGCATGAAATTAGTTTTATTGATAAGTTCGCTTATGGTTGTAACAGCAATACACGCCCAACAGGAAATGCCTTTGTACAATGGTGCGGTTCCTAATTCAAAACCTGCACGCAATAAAGAAACGGCAGTATCAAAAGATAATGTTCTGCGCATTTCAAAAGTTAGTGTGCCCACACTTACCGTGTACAAACCGGCAAACCCCAACGGTATGTCGGTGATTATTTGTCCGGGTGGTGGTTATGGTATATTGGCCTTCGATAAAGAAGGTACACGTGTGGCAGAAGAAATGAACAAGTGGGGTATCACGGCATTTGTATTGAAATACCGTTTACCTGATGATACAACAAATATTGATCGAAGCACTGCACCGTTGATGGACGCTCAACAAGCTGTTCGTTTGGTCCGCAGCAAGGCAACCGAATGGGGCTTGAAAAAAAACAAGATCGGCATCATGGGATTTTCAGCAGGTGGACATGTTGCATCAACTGCAGCAACACATTTTAACAGAAAGGCTGATGCAACAAACAAAGACACCACATCGGTACGCCCAGATTTTGCTATACTAATTTACCCTGTGATCAGTTTCGACAGCACTATCACACACAAAGGATCAAGAAATAATCTGGTTGGTGCAACTGCATCTGCTGATCAAATCAAATTGTATTCAAACGAGTTACAGGTAACGGCTAAAACACCCCCATCGTTTTTAGTACATGCAGGTGATGATGGCGCAGTACCTGTTGAAAACAGTATACGTTATTACCAGGCTTGCATTAAATATAAAGTGCCTGCTGAAATGCATCTCTATCCAAAAGGCGGACATGGTTTTGGCATGTTTAATAAAACAACAACTGATAACTGGATGGAACGATTG
The DNA window shown above is from Lacibacter sp. H375 and carries:
- a CDS encoding pectinesterase family protein, producing MKLLINDCFLKRTIVFLFLLLLTTVAANAQQIAFPGAEGAGRFSTGGRGTVSAPTTVFEVTHLNDDNSVGSLRYALGQTATHRTVVFRVSGTIHLTSRLTIRSNTTIAGQTAPGDGICLADYPVVISGDNVIVRYIRIRMGDKNQLITTPANCGVPVSPFTAACMPTTNSGGDDAFGNLGGKNIIIDHCSISWSSDEALTVYRGDSLTMQWNLVSEPLNYSYHYEGDADFQEHGYVGIWGAKRGSFHHNLLADAKGRNPRFAGISTYSPATIGIENADFRNNVIYNWGGYSTNGGDGGNYNVVNNYYKYGPSTGTGTSVSVPVRGMIVQPSKTTGTTPIPYGKFYVAGNYVDGYNAINANNWLGVSMSGGVQADTTLAKTTTEHDIAPVTTHTALEAYNLVLQYAGASLKRDTLDERIANDVRNRTGRIIDVQGGYPHGTPYASTVNAWPTLLSTAAPTDTDHDGMPDTWETANSLNPNDASDRGVFAGNGYTNLENYLNSLITTQQSTTPVIYTSGTLTAFTQTVGTPSTSQSFTVSAANLTANLSITAPASYELSLDNSTWNNSVSLTPTSGTVASTLLYVRLNAIAAGPYAGNIVGTSIGARNMSIGVTGTASQNLQNAAIGFFPGLDGGFENQTVGSYSTVSAHTSTTNWEVSAAWDIKSGDARTGNKIMFYKQASTSVKYMFSPVLTNPALSQNTDYVIQFWYKPAGTLSAATVLNGSATVVGATGGTGTSLTSATVTLDASTPQDWQLFTGTLKTANTTPTSTYFGMKITNPQSPYFYIDDYVAYPGTTVDNAAPDAITNLAVASSATSIALTWSAPASGIDNGGYMVVRSTVNTAPTPNAKGVYVLGNTIGADHTVLYTGTSAAFTDNSVSAGSTYYYHVFTADKAFNYSVVTSVSATASNSTSPTILATASFTNFTQTIGSPSAVQKATVSGTNLTGDITVTAPSGYEVSLNGTTWTNSVVLSHVSGTISSTEVSVRLNASIAGIYNGNISVAGGGATTKTLAVNGITSNPVVTPAYDVLVAKDGSGNYTSVQSAITAAPTNRTSPWRIYIKKGKYVETVTIPTNKPFMQLIGESMAETIISYDNYSGKANPAGGTYGTSTSGTMTINAADVMLMNLSIENATGYGINANALVPAPGDGPQAVAVYTTSDRVVFFNCRMNGGQDTYYGGNNKGTRVYMKNSYIDGNTDFIFGSSTIIFDTCVIYPRTRLDNSTGGFVTAANTKAESGYGYVFRDCKLTKNRGTTLYTLGRPWQNDAGTIDAAKSRNKTVFLNSFMGSSIKPEGWSVWDAGTNTSYITYAEYNTKNYDGTAKDISGRVSWSKQLTAGEAAKYYNNDTVFVNANTPAMATWNPYSTWPELNTAFVPELSASNVIARKPNATSTTVNVTWNISWPMSGIKSELYRSSDKQNFSLIDTQISSEDSACNFIYVDNAPAAGTSYYYIVRLSKAGFTTTTSDTAFVSSKPTITVTAALSDFLQGLGTPSTTQSYLVSGLNIIDSIKIVPPVNYEVSVDAGTTWYNNTKPLGLKPTNGTVANTTLALRLNGTGIGTFNDNIIHSGTLADTVKLAVKGTIQSQPVQISSVLQHWPFTQNNQDSAAIRSAGVIASAPTFNKFAVSDGVTVAGVLPYSLTRGQVFAATADGLWTTASGGPGGNLNRTNYEQFTITAASGYTTRIDSLLFNNAFYASSSNIKIAVVYSLSGFVTDSTEVTGYSFATAKTLTQDNNGPSAVYRFPLNGSTGVTLLEGQTLSVRLYFTCGSTSAGRYTQLKDVIAKGIATQNVTTGVRDNVVPVGFSVYPNPANNKVYIKHPRSGTNTTIALYSLIGVKIAEWKATANTTLTSVDVQGLPQGQYLIHYNSGKENVVLKCIVVH
- a CDS encoding pectinesterase family protein, with amino-acid sequence MKKSLVILVLFFSCGFVVAQTANPQQYKYTFTVAKDGSGEFKYIQDAIDAMRVYPLASITLYIKNGVYNEKIELPAPNTDVTFIGESVEKTIITFNDYSGRGKHTTFTSYTAKISGNRFYAENITFANSAGPVGQALALYVDADKAIFKNCKFLGNQDTIFAAGENSRQLFLDCYIEGTTDFIFGPSTAVFQNCTIRSKTNSYITAASTTPGKKFGYVFLDCKIIADSSVTKTLLGRPWRAHAKTVFIRCEMPKQIAPEGWSNWNNPVNEQTVLYAEYKCTGEGAATAKRVTWSKQLSDKDAMEYTLDNIFSNNSLVKDESGWFMQLRSKPFQWTEAKKL
- a CDS encoding alpha/beta hydrolase, with translation MKLVLLISSLMVVTAIHAQQEMPLYNGAVPNSKPARNKETAVSKDNVLRISKVSVPTLTVYKPANPNGMSVIICPGGGYGILAFDKEGTRVAEEMNKWGITAFVLKYRLPDDTTNIDRSTAPLMDAQQAVRLVRSKATEWGLKKNKIGIMGFSAGGHVASTAATHFNRKADATNKDTTSVRPDFAILIYPVISFDSTITHKGSRNNLVGATASADQIKLYSNELQVTAKTPPSFLVHAGDDGAVPVENSIRYYQACIKYKVPAEMHLYPKGGHGFGMFNKTTTDNWMERLQNWLNTLQ